In Mycobacterium sp. 050128, one genomic interval encodes:
- a CDS encoding DUF4232 domain-containing protein, with the protein MAIASALALAAAANTTAAATPWCGADSLKLSASPPISPGEQVYLHFYVILTNVSRQTCTLQGYPGVDLVGPDDPPLGPTYSLPRESGDVRPVVLAPGASAASLVAFLPKLGPDGMEPAWPPTTIVVTPPDSTAQLQTPWIPGGLTVLRQGDGTHPGGQVGPLQPYA; encoded by the coding sequence ATGGCCATTGCGTCTGCGCTCGCTTTGGCAGCAGCGGCGAATACCACCGCGGCGGCCACGCCATGGTGCGGGGCCGATTCGCTGAAACTCAGTGCCAGTCCACCGATTTCGCCCGGCGAGCAGGTCTATCTGCACTTCTACGTGATCCTGACGAATGTCTCCCGGCAGACCTGCACCCTGCAGGGCTATCCCGGCGTGGACCTAGTCGGCCCCGACGATCCGCCGTTGGGCCCGACCTACAGCCTGCCCAGAGAGAGCGGCGATGTGCGGCCCGTCGTGCTCGCGCCGGGAGCGTCCGCCGCCAGCCTGGTGGCCTTTCTGCCGAAGTTGGGCCCCGACGGCATGGAGCCGGCCTGGCCGCCGACCACGATCGTGGTGACTCCGCCTGACTCGACCGCGCAGCTGCAGACTCCGTGGATTCCCGGCGGTCTCACCGTTTTACGGCAGGGCGATGGCACCCATCCGGGCGGCCAGGTCGGGCCGCTGCAACCGTACGCGTGA